GGAGAAGGTGGCCTTTGCCAAGACGGATAGCGTAAAAACCATAAAGGATAGAATATCGGCCTTCCAGAGCCTCTCGCGCGGAAGCGAAACCGTGTCGTGGGGTAACCTCGTTGGCGGCGGATACCTCTACAACAAGAACGGGTTGGAGTTCAAGACCAAAGGTTTCCTTAACCCCAACTTTACCTACTTCAACCCCATTGATGGCTTTACCGTAGGAACTCGGCTGGTTATGTTTAAGACCTTTGAGGATAAGCGCGAGCTTAACGTTTACCTCTATCCAAAATACTCGATAAATAGGGGAAGGCTAATGGGGACAGGCTCGGTATACTACGACTACTGGCCAAGCCACATGGGGTCGATTAGGATTAGCGGGGTTTACGGAACGCAAGACCTAAACACCGAGCAGCCTGTACAGCCGCTGGTAAACAGCGCAACCTCGCTCTTCTTTAAGGATAGCTATACCCGCGAGATGGACGTTGCCGGAGGGGCAGCAACAACATCGCTGGAGATTGCCAATGGCCTTACGGCTTCGGTTGGCTTCTCGTACTACCACCGCAAAACGCTAGACAACATCACCAACTTCTCGTTCCTGGAGAAGAGCAAGGAGTACGATCCGAATATCCCGGTAAACGAGTATCTGAATACCCATCCTTTTGCAACGCATACGCAGGCGGCATTTCAGGCCTCGCTTACCTATACGCCCGAGCAGTACTACCGGATGGATGGGAGCAAGAAGAAGTACGTAAAGTCGGACTATCCAACCTTCGAGGTGCTCTACCGCCGAGGGGTGCTCAACGAGAGCGCCAGCCAGTACCAGCTGCTATCGATGAAGACGTGGAAGCGCTACGACTTGGGCTTCCTCTCGGAGTTCTACTACAGCATAGAAGGGGGAACATTCTTTGATGCGAAATCGCTGCAGCTGCCCGACTTCCACATGCCAAATGTAGACTATACGCCTGTTACGTTTCAGCCAACGAAGCAGTCGTTTCACCTGATTCCGTTTTACCGATTTGCAACACCGGGTGGCTATGTAGAGGCGCACTCGCTGTACGAGGCCGATAATATTCTGCTTAAGCAGCTGCCCTTCCTAAAGGGAACGGTATTTACCGAGAACCTTTACCTAAGCTACTACAACAGCAAGGCGCTGCGCAACTACGTGGAGGTTGGCTACGGTATCGATAAGATTTGGGTGCTGATGGAGGTTAAGGCAATTGTTGGATTCGAGGATGGCAAGTACCGCTCGTGGGGAATAAGCATCTCGATTAATAGGGACTAACGCTGGCTTTGCCAGGAAAAGAATATCGAATAGGAATAAACGACAAAAGAGGTTGTCCGAAAGGGCAGCCTCTTTTTGTTTCCATTTGCTGGGGAATACTACTTACTCCCCTTCATGCTTTCAGAAGGTTGTTTTGCTGAATCTTGCTGATAAGCTGGAACGTGCTTAGCGTGTTTGCCCGATTTATCTTTCTTGGGCTTCTTGTTTCCTGCTGCTCCCATGTTTAGGACCTCCAATTTAATTAAGTGAATAATTACCTTGAGTCGCGTTCGGTTATAAGATATAGCTGGACTGCTCGATTCTTTTATTAGCAAATAGCGAACCATGGCATGACGGTGGGCGAAAAGTCAGCAAATGGTGCCATAATGGCTTCATTTAATCGAACAACTACAAATTTCTGCATGGTAGAGCTAACGCTGGCTAAGCTCGATGGTGGATTTGGCCGTCATCCTACTTGAGAGAAGGCGTTGTAAAGGACCAGTGGGTTTGCACAATCTTCCACTGGTTATCCTTTTCGAGGCGGTACACTTCGGTGCAGTTCCAGCGCTGAGGTGTTTCTCCGCCGAAGCTTACAAGGTTGAATGTTAGCACAGCCATGCTGCTTGTGGCTTGTACCTTGGGATTAACCATTTCGTAGCGCGAAACGTGTATTTGTCCAGTTAGTGGTTTGTACAGCTCCTTTAGGGCTTCGATGCCATCGAGCCTTTGCGGAATAAATGGGTCGAAGTACACCACGTCGGGGGCGGATAGGTTGATGTATCCTGATGGATCGCCCTGATTCCATTTTTCGAGGGCGGCTTTTTCTAAGGCTACAATTGTAGCGGAGATCTCGGCATTGGCCGATTGCGAGAATGATGCTGTTGCTGTCATAACAAGTAGGGTTAGTAGTGTGATCTTTTTCATCGAAGTAGATTTTTACTTTAACTAGGCTGGTGCAGTCGCCTAGTTGCAAGCGTTGTTGCACCAGCTCTATCTGCACTACAAAGGTGGGGGTTCGAGGGCGGAATCGCGGAATAATAACCGGGGAATAAATGACACTTTTTGCGGGAAATTATTGCTTCTTAAAGTGCAGCGGAGTGATGCCGGTATGCTCCTTAAAGGCTCGAACAAAGTAGGAGGTAGTTTCGTAGCCGAGGTTGGCGGCAATTTCGTCGATGGTTAGATCTGAATAGAGCAGCAGCCGTTTCGCCTCCAAGATGCTTCTGCTAAGGATGTACCTCTTTGCGTTTACCCCGCAGCATTCCTTCACCAGGCTGTTAAGATGGCCGCTTGTTATGTGGAGCAGCTGCGCATAGTGGTCTACCGATCGGTTCTGTTGGTGCTGGGCGTTTACCAGCTGCATAAATGGACCAACGTACCTGTTGGATTGACTTTTTGATGATAGCGGATTAACCTTGGAGTAGTGGCGGTTTAGGAGCACCAGTATTTGGTAGAGTAGGGCACGTAGCAGATGCTTGTCGGTGTGCTTAAAGGTTGTGAGTTCGTTCTTTATTTGGTGTAGCAGGGCGGCAATGTGTTCGAACTCGCTCTGGCTAAGGTCTAGCACAGGTGGGTTGCTGTAGGTGTAGAAAAAGGACAAGCTTTGGACGAATTGGGCATCGCTAAAGAAGGTGCAGAGGAACTCCTCCTCGAATATCAGCGCATAGCCATCGGGGATATCCGTAACATTCCATTTGCGCACCTGCCCTGGCGAAGAGAAGAAGATACGGTTAGGGGCGATGTCTTCTTCGCAGCTGTCGATGGCAAAGGTTCCACAGCCAGATGCAATAAAGGTGATGTCGAAGTAGGTTAGGCGCTGTATGGGGGTATTTCGTATGTAGCGCTCTATGTCCTTAAGCGCTATTAGGTCTATAAGCAGCTCTTCGCCGTACTTGTTCTTAAAGAAATCGTATTGTGCAATCATTGGCTTTGCCTATCCGACGAAGTTAAAAAACTTTGTAGAATAGAGCAGCCTTGTTTTTTGAACTACAACTGGCGAAGGGTATCCTGCTAACGAATCTTGTTGTAAGATGCGAATTTTAGATGTTTTAGTAGAGGTGACTGATTGTCCGACTTACATTGTTACTCCCCTAAAGAAGACAACAATACCTACAACTACGGCTATCCCATACAGTTGGAATGAATCTAATGACGAGCCAACAATGCCTGCGACAAGAATAATAGCGCCAACTATCATATCCGTTTTCGCCTTCTTTGCTGTTCGTTGCTTCCACTCCTCCGCAACCTCCTCCACCATTCGAGTGGCGGTTTCTTGGCTAATTCCCTGCTCCATTAATAACGATACGATATCTTGCTTGGACTTTTTGTCCTTAATCAACCGATGGGCAATCCAATCGTAGAGTTGGTTGACCGCTTCTTGGTATTGACCTTTATCCTTTACCATATTGGGTTTATGCTTAAATGCCAAATGTATTAGATTTTAACTTGCATAGTAGCCATCGAAAGAATTTTCTCTGGAATTGTGAAAGGGGCATACGATGTTGCTCGTAAATCTAGAGTGTCAGCCTAGGATAGGTTACCATTTTTATTAACTTCCCCGCCGCTTAAGCACGGCATTGCTTTGCCAACGACACCTTGAATTGGATGTGCTGGAATAATAAGCAAGCCGTTGTTGATCTGCATTAGTCACTAAAATTTTTTTATGAGAAAGCGCGATATGGCTACCCTGTTTTTTATGGTAGCGCTTAGCCTAAATGTAATGGCACAACCTAAAGCCATTGATATATGGCAGGGCAAGGTGCCAGGAGCCATTGCCGATCCTTCGTACAAGTTTGCCGTTGATACAACCAGCGCGTACAGCTTTATATGTAGGGTTAGCAACCCAATTCTCGACATGTATCCTGCTCCTACCGATAAGGCAAATGGTACAGCAGTGGTAATTTGTCCTGGTGGAGGATATGCAGGACTAGCTTTTAAGCATGAAGGTGCTCAGGTGGCATCGTGGCTTAATAGCCTTGGGGTAACCGCCTTTGTTCTTAAATACCGTTTGCCTAGTGACGCTATTATGAAGGATAAATCGGTAGGACCATTGCAAGATGCCGAAGAGGCCATTCGCATTGTACGACGACATGCCAAAGAGTGGAATATCAGCCCTGCGAAGATTGGTATAATGGGCTTTTCGGCAGGAGGGCATCTTGCAGCTACGCTATCTACCCATTTCGACGAGCAAGTTTACAAACCTGCTGATGAAACAAGCGCTCGTCCCGACTTTTCGATTCTAATTTATCCTGTAATATCAATGGATTCGCAGCTAACTCATTCGGGGTCGAGGAGGAACTTGTTGGGCGATACCCCATCTGAAGAACTTGTTAAACATTATTCTAACGAGCTACAGGTTACTGCCAATACCCCTCCTGCATTCTTGGTGCATTCCTCCGACGATAAAGTTGTTCCGGTAAAGAATAGCATCGACTACGCATTGGCGCTTGGTAAGTACAATATCTCTTACGAGCTGCATATCTTTAAATCTGGTGGGCATGGTTATGGACTTGGCAAATCAGATGGAACAGAAAAGGCTTGGCCAGAGATCTGCAAAAGTTGGCTTAAGGCTAGAGGATTGCTGTAGCTATAGGGACTGTTGCTGCGTAATCTCTTCGAAATGTACCAGTGCCCAATCTACCATCATCTGAACGGCAGGCATAAGGTCGTTTCCTATTGGTGTTAAGGTATACTCTACGCGAGGAGGAACTTCGGGGTAAACCTTTCTGCTGATAAGACAATCTTCCTCCAGCCGCTTCAGCGTGTTGGAAAGCATCTTGTGCGATATGTCGGGGATGGTGCCCATTAACTCCTTATAGCGCATTGTCCCATTCATTTGTAGTGATCGTAAAATCAGCAGCGACCATTTGTCGCTCATTCGGCCTAGAATATTTCGGATTGGACAGGTTGGGTATTGAAGATCTAATTCGCGCATCTTTCTACTTTTAATGTTCAAAGCTACAAAAATCTCTTTTGGAAAGTAACGTTCGGCATCTGAAGTAGCCGATCGAAATCAATTTCATAATTATTCGAAAAAAATGAAGTTGTAACTCGCTGTTGATAACCATTACTAACCTTACTGGTGAGTTGGTAACCTCGTTGCACGGCGATGTTTGCAGCTCTACCTTTGTTCTATATCAACCAAAAAGGAGATAAAGAAATGAAAGAGCTTATTGTAAAAGGCTACAGCACCGCTGAAGGTCAAAAGAGAACTGATGGTGGAAACTCATTTACCATAAAGCCAATTATTCCACATGGCACTGCCAATAAGTGTAATGCTAGCTTCATAGAAGTGGAACCTGGCAATTATGCATTTGGCTACCACTACCACGAGGTTAACGAGGAGGTATTCTACATTATTAGCGGAACTGGTATTGTTCGTACCGTTAAGGGTGATGTTACCGTAAAAGCAGGTGAGGCCATTGCATTCCCTACAGGAGAGGAAGGGGCGCATGTTATCAGAAATGGATCGGATACCGAAAAGTTGGTGTACGTCGATTTTGGTAGCGCAAGCCTACCCGAGATCGTTCACTTCCCCGATACGGATAAGGTGCTTGTCGTTGGTCCATATTCGAATGGATTTTACGACAAAAAGTAGCATATGATTGAGCATAAAGAAGGCAGCTGCTGGTATTTGCCAGTTGCTGCCTTCTTTTTTATGACTGCATAAAGGCGTTGCGATGCTCTACAGAAGGTAGTCTATCGCACAACCTTTATATTAAACTTGCTGTTGTTGGTGGAACTGAAGATGCTTAGCCAAAGTGCGATGTACATTTCGGTTCCTCGTGCCTTTGCAATGTGGCCAAGGTCTATCATGTTCGTTTCCTTCCATCCGAACGAAGTTAAAAGTCCCATCACCTGCTTTTTCGCGTCATCATCATCTCCGCAAATAAAAATGTCGTGGTCGCCTCCGTTGAGCATTCCTGGATCAACCATAAGCTCGCACCAAAGCGTATTTAATGCCTTTACAACCTTAACCTTGGGGAAGGTTCTTTGAATTTCTTCGCCAAGCGAGGTGGTATTGTCGATGGTTAGCGTAGGAGGTAACCCGTGCGAGTAGTCGAGTGGATTGGCCACATCTACCAGAATCTTTCCGTTAAGGTTCTCTTCGCTGGCACGCTTAAGCGCCTCGAGCGAATGGCTGCCTGCCGTGCAGTTGAATACGATTTCGCCAAAGGCTGCCGCTTCGGCAAAGGTGCCTATCTTGGCGTTGGAGGCATGCTTCGACAGAAAGAATAATGCCTTTTCGTTGTTGCTGGTTCTGGAGCCCATCATAACCTGATGACCGAGCTGTATAAGTTTCGAAGCTAAGGCATTGCCAACCTGCCCGGTTCCTAGCA
This window of the uncultured Acetobacteroides sp. genome carries:
- a CDS encoding NAD(P)-binding domain-containing protein, whose translation is MKIAVLGTGQVGNALASKLIQLGHQVMMGSRTSNNEKALFFLSKHASNAKIGTFAEAAAFGEIVFNCTAGSHSLEALKRASEENLNGKILVDVANPLDYSHGLPPTLTIDNTTSLGEEIQRTFPKVKVVKALNTLWCELMVDPGMLNGGDHDIFICGDDDDAKKQVMGLLTSFGWKETNMIDLGHIAKARGTEMYIALWLSIFSSTNNSKFNIKVVR
- a CDS encoding cupin domain-containing protein — protein: MKELIVKGYSTAEGQKRTDGGNSFTIKPIIPHGTANKCNASFIEVEPGNYAFGYHYHEVNEEVFYIISGTGIVRTVKGDVTVKAGEAIAFPTGEEGAHVIRNGSDTEKLVYVDFGSASLPEIVHFPDTDKVLVVGPYSNGFYDKK
- a CDS encoding alpha/beta hydrolase, whose translation is MRKRDMATLFFMVALSLNVMAQPKAIDIWQGKVPGAIADPSYKFAVDTTSAYSFICRVSNPILDMYPAPTDKANGTAVVICPGGGYAGLAFKHEGAQVASWLNSLGVTAFVLKYRLPSDAIMKDKSVGPLQDAEEAIRIVRRHAKEWNISPAKIGIMGFSAGGHLAATLSTHFDEQVYKPADETSARPDFSILIYPVISMDSQLTHSGSRRNLLGDTPSEELVKHYSNELQVTANTPPAFLVHSSDDKVVPVKNSIDYALALGKYNISYELHIFKSGGHGYGLGKSDGTEKAWPEICKSWLKARGLL
- a CDS encoding nuclear transport factor 2 family protein; translated protein: MKKITLLTLLVMTATASFSQSANAEISATIVALEKAALEKWNQGDPSGYINLSAPDVVYFDPFIPQRLDGIEALKELYKPLTGQIHVSRYEMVNPKVQATSSMAVLTFNLVSFGGETPQRWNCTEVYRLEKDNQWKIVQTHWSFTTPSLK
- a CDS encoding helix-turn-helix transcriptional regulator — encoded protein: MIAQYDFFKNKYGEELLIDLIALKDIERYIRNTPIQRLTYFDITFIASGCGTFAIDSCEEDIAPNRIFFSSPGQVRKWNVTDIPDGYALIFEEEFLCTFFSDAQFVQSLSFFYTYSNPPVLDLSQSEFEHIAALLHQIKNELTTFKHTDKHLLRALLYQILVLLNRHYSKVNPLSSKSQSNRYVGPFMQLVNAQHQQNRSVDHYAQLLHITSGHLNSLVKECCGVNAKRYILSRSILEAKRLLLYSDLTIDEIAANLGYETTSYFVRAFKEHTGITPLHFKKQ
- a CDS encoding helix-turn-helix domain-containing protein; its protein translation is MRELDLQYPTCPIRNILGRMSDKWSLLILRSLQMNGTMRYKELMGTIPDISHKMLSNTLKRLEEDCLISRKVYPEVPPRVEYTLTPIGNDLMPAVQMMVDWALVHFEEITQQQSL